The window GCTGAACGCCAAACCTTTACTGCCCGCTCGACCAGTACGACCGATACGATGCACGTGCACTTCTGGATCGCGAGACAACTCAAAGTTAAATACCGCATCCAGGTTATCAACGTCTAAACCGCGCGCCGCCACGTCTGTTGCCACGAGAATAGAGATACTCTTATTCGCAAACTGCACCAAAGCCTGATCACGCTCACGCTGTTCCAGATCGCCATGCAGATCAATTACGCTGAAACCGCGATGATGCAGCTCATCCGCCACGCTTTGCACTTCTTTCTTAGTGTTGCAGAATACAACCGCAGATTCTGGTTGATGAGTTAGAAGCAGGTTTGCCAGCGCCTCATCACGAGCTTCCGACCCTTCGACTTTATAGAAATGTTGGGCGATGATCGAGGTATCGTGGGTCGATTCTACTTTGATCATCTCAGGTGACTGCATGATACGCTGGGCAATTTGATCAATCTTCTCAGGAAAAGTCGCACTGAAAAGCAGCGTTTGACGTTTTTTCGGCGCCGCATCAATAATAGCGTCCAGCGCATCCTGGAAACCCATTTCCAGCATACGGTCTGCTTCATCCAGTACCAGGGTATTCAGCTCTGAAAGATTAATCCGACCTTTTTCAAGGTGATCGAGAATACGCCCCGGTGTACCCACAAGAATATGAGCACCATGTTCCAGAGAACCGATTTGCGGCCCCATTGGCATACCGCCACACAGCGTAAGCACTTTAATATTGTGGATACCACGGCCCAAAGTTCGGATCTCTTTCGCTACCTGATCGGCCAGTTCACGTGTGGGGCACAAAACCAGAGACTGTACGCGGAATCGCTTCACATTAAGGTTAGACAAAACCCCAAGGCCAAACGCAGCAGTTTTGCCCGAGCCAGTTTTACCCTGACCGATCACATCACGCTGGTTCAGAATCGCTGGCAAGCTTAGCGCCTGAATTGGCGTCATGTGGGTGTAATTCAATGAATCAAGCGTCGCGAGTAACGCCGGGCTTAGCCCTACGTGGTCAAAAGTTTGTTTGCTCACAGGGGAATATCCTCAGGTAGGATGAAAAAGAGGGCACATTATCGCCAGATTTAGCATAATGACCAGCGAAAATTAACCCTTGTTAATGAGCCTCGGGCAAAAAGTCCGTAAAGTCAGACACAAAGCAATTTGAGATTCACACTATGACCAACTGGATTACTTTACCTTTTTCTCAACTCACAACACTTCAACTTTACGAACTGATGCGCTTACGTGTCGATGTTTTTGTCGTAGAGCAAACCTGCCCGTACCCGGAACTCGATGGTAAAGATACACTGGATGGCGTTTATCACCTACTCGGCTATCACAATGATGAATTAGTTGCTTGTGCTCGCTTATTACCGGCAGGAACCACCTTCGACAATGTCAGTATTGGTCGTGTCGTTACCAAACAGAGCGCTCGTGGCGGAGGTTTAGGTCACAAGCTGCTCGAAGAAGCATTAACTCAGTGTGAATCATTATGGCCTAAGCAGACCATCGATATTGGTGCTCAGGAACACCTCATAGAGTATTACTCGAGTCACGGATTTGATGTGATATCAGAAAGCTACCTTGAAGATGGTATCCCGCATGTCGATATGCGCAGAGAAATAACCACAAAGTAAAACGAAACCATTACGTCGCCGAAAAAAGACGCAAAGTGAGCGCGTCTTTTTTACAACAAGTCTTTTATAGGTACCGCTACTTGTTACGTCCAAAGGATCCATCGGATAAGCGGAAAAACATGACCGAATGATCGTCCTTTTCAAGCTGCAACATATCCAGCTGGCCATCATCAGAAAACTTAAAGCGAATCAACTGTCCTTGTTTGATATGACTCAGTGGCTTGTCACTGCCTTCAATTTTGACCAGTGAACTGAGATCCGCCATAGATAACTGATTACTTCGGAAGACCTGCGCGAGCGTATCGCCATTCTTCACTTGATACTCTTTCCAATTTTCAGACTTTGGACCTGAATTCTGGGACGTACGTTGTTGGCTCAAACTCTGGGTGTTTAAATTGATCGCAACGCGTTGATGATCCACAGGCTGAGTTTGCTCGACTAACTCTTCGGTTTTCTTTGGCATCGGAACAATAAAAATCAAAAGCAGCAGTGGCACCAACACCATCAATGCTCGTTGATGGAATTTAGGCAGGCGTTGCCAAAACGTAGGCACTGGCTCTACGCGTTCTAACCACTTAGTTTTGTTGAACGGCTGCTTCCAGTCGATAGCAGCGTATTTTTGTTTGATCAGTTCAACATAGTCGACTTGCTGCTTTTTCTTTCTGCGACGATTCATTCTGATAGACCCCTTAGTGCTTACTGCCAGTATAAAAATACCAGCGCGGAGAGTATATGTTTTTCAATCAAGTAAAATGGAATTTGGACTAAATTAGCAGAAAATTCACTTGGAGTAAGAGATAAGTCACACCCTCAATGGTCAGACGAGACAATCTGAGCCAATCATTTAAACCTTCGCTCGAAACTGATATCCTGTGACCTTTACACTCCTAATAAGAGACGACATTCATGTCTGAAATTAAATTTGAAACTGCAGAACAAAAAGCAAGCTACGGCATTGGTCTGCAAATGGGTCAGCAACTAGCAGGTTCTGGTCTTGAAGGTCTTAGTGTTGATGCAATTGCAGCAGGTATTGCGACTGCACTAGTAGGCGATATGCCAGCAATTGAAATCGACGAAATCAACAAAGCACTGCAAGAGCTACACACTCGCGCAGAAGCAGTTCGTCAAGAAGCAGCTAAAGCTGCAGCAGCTGACGGCGAAGCGTTTCTAAAAGACAACGCGCTACGTCCAGAAGTTAAGGTTCTTGAGTCTGGCCTACAGTATGAAGTTATCTCTGAAGGCAATGGCGAGATCCCAACTGAACAAAGCCAAGTTCGTGTTCACTACCACGGTGAGCTAACTGACGGTACTGTATTTGACAGCTCTGTATCTCGCGGTCAACCAGCTGAGTTCCCAGTAACTGGCGTAATCAAAGGTTGGGTTGAAGCACTACAACTAATGCCTGTTGGTTCAAAATGGAAACTATACGTTCCACAAGACCTTGCGTACGGTGAGCGTGGCGCAGGCGCTGCAATCCCTCCATTCGCAGCACTAGTATTCGAAGTAGAACTACTAGACATTCTATAATTGAAAGCGATTTCAATAACGGTTTCTAAAGCGGCGCTCTTGCGCCGCTTTTTTGTTTAAGATAAAAGTCGTTGTTCTCTTAAACATAAACTGTCACTCTAATAATTAAAAACACGCTCAACCATTGGAGGTACTATGCGTAAAACACTCCTCACTCTAGCACTGTTATCGATGAATATCGGCAGTGCTCATGCTTTCCTTGATGCAGTAGTAGAAAAAAGTAGCGAGAGCGGACTGATGGACATGGTCGGTCAAAGCTTAAGTACGGAATCTTCACCATTAACTGACTTACTAACGAGTCAACTACCAGTATCAACCGAACAAGCCGCAGGTGGCAGCAGTGCATTACTCGCTCTAGCCCAAAGCCAGTTGTCAGGTGACAATAGCAGTGAACTGGAGTCCTTAGTACCAGGTTTGTCTAGCCTGAGTGGTGCGCAAAGCTTGTTAGGTAATATTGAAAGCCTAAGCGCGGTTCAAAGTGCATTCGATACCTTAGAACTGGATTCATCAATGATCAGCCAATTTGCGCCAGTTATTTTGGAATATCTAAACCAACAAGGTGCAAGTGAAGGGTTGCTCGACTCTTTAACTGGATTGTGGTCTGGTGAATAAGCAAGAGTTGCTAACGAATTAGGAACTAAGCACTGTTAACAGGGATGAAGTAAGTCGCTTGACGATATAACACGCTTAGATTTTTACTTATTTAAAAGTAACAGATACAAAAAAGCCGAGCTAACGCTCGGCTTTTTCGTTGGTACGAACTGATTACTCAGCAGCTTCTTCAGCAGCTGGGCGATCTACAAGCTCAATGTAAGCCATTGGAGCTTTATCACCAGCACGGAAGCCAGCTTTTAGGATACGAGTGTAACCGCCCTGACGAGCAGCAAAACGTGGACCTAGTTCGTTAAATAGTTTTGCAACTACTTCGTTGTCACGAGTACGTGCAAATGCTAGACGACGGTTAGCAACACTGTCAGTCTTAGCTAGTGTAATCAAAGGCTCAACTACGCGACGTAGCTCTTTTGCTTTTGGCAAAGTAGTCTTGATAACTTCATGACGTACTAGAGAGCTAGCCATGTTGCTGAACATCGCTTTGCGATGTGAGCTGTTGCGGTTGAGTTGACGACCACTCTTACGATGGCGCATGACCTAATCCTTCTAACTAGTATCGATTAATCTTCAGCGATTGATGCAGGTGGCCAGTTTTCTAGGCGCATGCCCAGAGACAGACCACGTGACGCAAGTACGTCTTTAATCTCTGTAAGAGATTTTTTACCAAGGTTAGGCGTTTTAAGTAGCTCTACCTCAGTACGTTGTACTAGATCACCGATGTAGTGAATCGCTTCTGCTTTCAAACAGTTAGCAGAGCGAACTGTTAGTTCAAGATCGTCTACAGGACGCAGTAGGATCGGATCGAATTCTGGCTTCTCTTCCTTCTCCTCAGGAACACGTACATCACGAAGATCTACGAATGCATCCAATTGTTCAGCTAGGATAGTAGCTGCACGACGGATTGCTTCCTCAGGTTCTAGAGTACCGTTTGTTTCCATATCGATAACAAGCTTGTCTAGATCGGTGCGCTGTTCTACACGAGCTGCTTCTACAGCGTAGGCAATTTTGTCTACTGGGCTGTAAGTAGCATCTACTAGTAGGCGACCAATTGGACGCTCGTCTTCTTCAGTATGGATACGCGCAGAAGCTGGAATGTAACCACGACCACGTTCTACTTTAATACGCATAGCGATTTCAGCGTTGTCATCCGTTAGGTGACAAATAACGTGTTCAGGGTTAGCGATCTCTACATCACCATCATGGGTGATGTCACCTGCAACCACAGGGCCCGAGCCTGATTTGTTCAAAGTAATGAACACTTCATCTTTGCCTTCAGCAACACGCACAGCCAAACCTTTAAGGTTTAGAAGGATTTCAAGAATATCTTCCTGAACGCCTTCTTTAGTGCTGTACTCATGAAGTACGCCTTCAATCTCTACTTCTGTTACGGCACAACCCGGCATAGAAGATAGAAGAATGCGGCGAAGTGCATTACCCAGAGTATGACCAAAGCCACGCTCTAATGGCTCAAGAGTTACTTTTGCGTGAGTCGAGCTGATTTGTTCAATGTCAACTAGACGTGGCTTAAGAAATTCTGTTACAGAACCCTGCATTGTGTCCTCTCTTTAGTTTAAACCTTACTTAGAGTAAAGCTCGACGATCAATTGTTCGTTGATGTCAGCTGATAGATCAGAACGCTCAGGCATACGCTTGAATGTACCTTCCATCTTGCCACCATCTACTTCAATCCAAGTTGGTTTTTCACGTTGTTCAGAAACTTCTAGAGCCGCTTTAATACGAGATTGCTGTTTAGCTTTCTCACGGATAGAAACAACGTCATTAGCCGCTACTTTGAAAGAAGGAACGTTTACAACTTTACCGTTTACTAGGATAGCTTTGTGGCTAACTAGCTGACGTGCTTCTGCGCGAGTTGCACCAAAGCCCATGCGGTAAACTACGTTATCAAGACGACCTTCAAGAAGCTGAAGTAGGTTTTCACCCGTGTTGCCTTTAAGGCGAGCAGCTTCTTTGTAGTAGTTACGGAATTGTTTTTCTAGAACGCCGTACATACGACGAACTTTTTGCTTCTCACGAAGCTGAACGCCATACTCAGATAGACGACCGCGACGAGCGCCGTGTACACCTGGTGCGTTATCAATTTTACACTTGGTATCGATCGCGCGAACACCAGACTTAAGGAATAAGTCAGTGCCTTCACGACGGCTAAGCTTCAGCTTAGGACCCAAATATCTTGCCATGATTCTTCTCCAATTGTCCTAGAAACGTTATACGCGACGTTTCTTAGGTGGACGACAACCGTTATGAGGGATTGGTGTAGCATCAACGATGTTTGTGATGCGGAAACCAGCGGCGTTCAGTGCACGAACAGTTGATTCGCGACCTGGACCAGGACCCTTAACCATAACTTCCAAGTTCTTTAGGCCGTATTCTTTAGCCATTTCAGCACAACGCTCAGCAGCAACCTGTGCAGCGAACGGAGTAGACTTACGAGAACCACGGAAACCAGAACCACCTGCAGTAGCCCATGCAAGAGCGTTACCTTGACGGTCAGTAATGGTTACGATTGTGTTATTGAAAGAAGCATGGATGTGCGCAACGCCATCTGCAACTTGCTTGCGTACGCGCTTACGAGCGCGAGTTGGTTGTTTAGCCATTGTACTCTACCTTCCCGATTATTTCTTGATCGGCTTACGCGGACCCTTACGGGTGCGAGCATTGGTTTTAGTACGCTGTCCACGTAGTGGTAGACTGCGACGATGACGAAGACCACGGTAACAACCAAGGTCCATAAGACGCTTGATGTTCATTGATACTTCACGACGTAGATCACCTTCTACAGTGTATTTAGCTACACCATCACGCAGTTGATCGATCTGCTCTTCAGTTAGTTCACTGATCTTAACATTTTCAGCAATACCCACTTCAGCTAGGATAGCTTGAGAGCGAGTTTTACCGATACCGTAGATCGCAGTTAGTGCGATTACAGCATGCTTTTGATCAGGAATGTTAATGCCTGCTATACGGGCCATTATTCACTCCTAAGTGTTTCTATAAAAGAATTAGCCGCAGCAAAGCCCGTTATGGATACGCTGCGGAGTACTACTTCTTTTGCACGCAAAAGGTAGGCCGAGGAATATACTCGACCTAACCTTCGTTTTCAAGTAAAAATTTCTGCTAATTAGCCTTGGCGCTGTTTGTGCTTTGGCTCACTGCAAATCACGCGAACGACACCGTTACGCTTGATTACTTTACAGTTACGGCAGATTTTTTTAACGGAAGCACGAACTTTCATTGCTAAACTCCGTAAATGAAACTGAGTCTACCGCCGGATTAACGGCCGTAGCCTTTCAGATTCGCTTTCTTCAACACAGAATCATACTGTTGAGACATCATATGAGTCTGTACCTGTGCCATAAAGTCCATAATTACAACCACTACGATTAGTAGTGATGTACCGCCGAAGTAGAAACGTACGTTCCACGCGACCATCATGAACTCGGGAATCAGACAGATAAAGGTAATGTACAGTGCACCCGCTAGGGTTAAACGTGTCATCACTTTATCAATGTATTTCGCTGTCTGCTCACCTGGGCGGATGCCGGGTACGAATGCACCTGACTTCTTCAAGTTATCTGCTGTTTCACGAGGGTTGAAAACCAACGCCGTGTAGAAGAAACAGAAGAAGATAATTGCTGCTGCATAAAGCATTACATACAGCGGTTGACCTGGGCTAAGAGCCAAAGACACGTCAGTTAACCAACCGAACGCGCTGCTCTCACCGTTCTGACCAAACCACTGAGCCAGTGTTCCTGGGAACAGGATAATGCTTGATGCAAAAATCGCTGGAATAACACCTGCCATATTAATTTTAAGTGGCAGATGCGAGCTTTGTGCAGCAAATACTTTACGACCTTGTTGACGCTTCGCGTAGTTAACAACGATTCGACGTTGACCACGCTCCATGAAAACAACGAAGTAAATGACTGCAAAAGACAATACCGCGATTAGCAACAGAAGAAGTACATGCAATTCACCTTGACGCGCTTGCTCGATTGTTTGACCGATTGCAGAAGGCAATCCAGCAACAATACCTGCAAAAATTAGTAACGAAATACCGTTACCAATTCCACGCTCTGTAATTTGTTCACCTAACCACATTAAGAACATGGTGCCGGTTACTAAACTTACGGTAGCAATAAGCGTAAACATGGTTTGGTTGATAACAACCAGATTATCGACCATGTTTGGTAAGCCCGTTGCAATACCTATAGCCTGGAAGGTTGCAAGTACAAGCGTGCCGTAGCGTGTGTATTGGCTTATCTTACGACGGCCTGCTTCACCCTCTTTTTTGAGTTCAGCTAACGCTGGATGAACTACAGTTAGCAATTGGACAACAATAGATGCCGAAATATACGGCATGATGCCCAATGCTAATATAGATGCACGCTCAAGAGCACCACCGGAGAACATGTTAAACATTTCTACGATGGTACCTTTTTGCTGGTCGAACAACTCGGCAAGTACAGCAGCGTCAATACCAGGGATCGGCACAAAAGAGCCTGCTCGAAATACTAAAAGTGCACCAATTACGAATAATAAGCGCGACTTTAGTTCACTTAAGCCGCTCTGAGCACTACGAAAATCTTGTCCTGGTTTCTTAGCCATCTGTACCTCGTTCCTCGAGATTATTCCTCGATTTTACCGCCTGCAGCTTCGATTGCAGCTTTAGCGCCTTTAGTCACACGTAGACCTTTAACAGTCACTGCTTTGTTGATTTCACCAGAAAGAACAACTTTTACGAATTCGATGTTCTTAGTGATGATGTTCGCAGCTTTAAGGCTGTTAAGATCAACTACGTCACCAGAAACTTTCGCTAGCTCAGCTAGACGAACTTCAGCAGACACTAGGCTCTTACGAGAAGTGAAACCGAATTTTGGTAGACGTTGTTTCAGAGGCATCTGACCGCCTTCGAAACCTGGACGAACACTGCCGCCAGAACGTGATTTTTGACCTTTGTGACCACGGCCACCAGTTTTACCTAGGCCTGAACCGATACCACGACCTACTCGCTTCGCAGAAGTTTTCGCGCCAGCAGCCGGTGCTAGAGTATTCAAACGCATTCTGATTACTCCTCAACTTTAACCATGTAGTAAACCTTGTTGATCATACCGCGAATACACGGAGTATCTTCAAGTTCTACTGTGTGGTTGATTTTACGAAGACCTAGACCGCGCAAAGTAGCTTTGTGCTTAGGTAGACGACCAATTGAGCTTTTAGTTTGAGTTACTTTAATAGTTGCCATGGTGTTCTTACTCCGAAATAGATTCAACAGTTAGACCACGTTTAGCAGCAACCATTTCTGGTGACTTCATGCTACCTAGTGCATCGATCGTTGCACGAACGATGTTGATAGGGTTCGTAGAACCGTATGCTTTAGATAGTACGTTGTGTACACCAGCAACTTCTAGTACTGCACGCATCGCACCACCTGCGATAACACCAGTACCTTCTGCAGCAGGCTGCATGTAAACTTTAGAGCCCGAGTGGCGACCTTTCACTGGGTGGTGAAGAGTGCCTTCGTTTAGAGCGATCGTAGTCATGTTACGACGCGCTTTTTCCATTGCTTTTTGAATCGCTGCAGGTACTTCACGAGCTTTGCCGTAACCGAAACCTACACGACCATTACCGTCACCAACTACTGTTAGTGCAGTGAAGCTCATGATTCGACCACCTTTAACCGTTTTAGAAACACGGTTAACTGCGATTAATTTTTCTTGCAAATCATTCGCTTGAACTTGTTGTTCTTTAGCCATCTTCCAACCCTACCTTAGAATTTCAGACCAGCTTCGCGAGCAGATTCTGCTAGCGCCGCTACTCGACCGTGGTATTGGAAACCAGAACGATCAAATGCAACTGCAGTTACGCCTTTTTCAAGAGCGCGCTCAGCAACAGCTTTACCTACTGCTTTAGCTGCATCAACGTTACCAGTGTATTTCACTTGCTCACGGATCGCTTTTTCTACAGTAGAAGCTGCTGCGATAACCTCAGAGCCATTAGCCGCGATAACCTGTGCGTACACGTGACGAGGAGTACGGTGTACAACTAGGCGAGTCGCACCCAGTTCTGCAATCTTACGACGTGCGCGTGTAGCACGACGGATGCGAGATGCTTTCTTATCCATAGTGTTACCTTACTTCTTCTTAGCTTCTTTAGTACGCACATTTTCATCTGCGTAACGAACACCTTTACCTTTGTAAGGCTCAGGTTGACGGTAAGAACGAATGTCAGCCGCAACTTGACCTACTAGTTGCTTGTCAGCACCAGTGATCACAATTTCAGTTTGGCTAGGACATTCAGCTTTAATACCCGCTGGCAGCTCGTGCTCAACTGGGTGTGAGAAGCCTAGTGTTAGACCTACAGCGTTGCCTTTGATAGCAGCACGGTAACCAACACCTTTAAGAGTTAGCTTCTTAGTAAAGCCTTCAGTAACACCAACAACCATGTTGTTTACTAGTGCACGAGCAGTACCTGCTTGTGCCCAAGCGTTAGCAACACCTTCTTTAGGACCGAAAGTAAGGTTGTTTTCTTCCTGAGCGATAACTACAGCGCCGTTTAGTACGCGAGTTAGTTCGCCTTTAGCACCTTTTACAGTGATTTCTTGGCCGTTTAGTTTCACCTCTACGCCAGCTGGAATAGCGACAGGTGCTTTTGCAACACGAGACATAGTCTACTCCTTATTAAGCTACGTAGCAGATGATTTCACCACCAAGACCTGCTTTACGTGCAGCGCGGTCTGACATAAGACCCTTGGAAGTAGAAACGATAGCAATACCAAGGCCACCCATTACAGAAGGAAGTTGATCTTTCTTCTTGTAAACACGTAGACCTGGACGAGAAACACGTTTAAGTTGCTCGATTACTGGTTTAGCTTGGAAGTACTTAAGTGTAACTTCTAGCTCAGGTTTTGCTTCGCCTTCAACAGCGAAGTCAACGATGTAACCTTCAGCTTTTAGTAGTGCAGCAATTGCAACTTTAAGCTTTGAAGAAGGCATTTTTACAGCAACTTTGTTTGCTGCCTGACCGTTACGAACGCGGGTCAGCATATCCGAAATCGGATCTTGCATGCTCATATGATTTACTCCAAATGATTAAGTGGCAATTACCAGCTAGCCTTACGAAGACCCGGAATCTCGCCTTTCATGCAAGCTTCACGAACCTTAATACGGCTTAGACCGAACTTACGTAGGTAACCGTGTGGACGACCAGTTTGGTTGCAACGGTTGCGCTGACGTGATGCACTTGAATCACGTGGAAGAGCTTGCAGTTTAAGCACTGCGTTCCAACGATCTTCTTCAGATGCGTTTACATCGCTGATGATAGCTTTTAGCGCAGAACGCTTTTCAGCGAACTTAGCTACTAGCTTTGCACGTTTAGCTTCACGTGCTTTCATAGAATTTTTAGCCATAACAGTAACCCTTCACCTTACTTACGGAATGGGAAGTTAAAGGCAGCCAGCAGAGCACGGCCTTCCTCATCAGTACCAGCAGACGTCGTAATAGTGATGTCTAGACCGCGTACTCGATCAACTTTATCAAAGTCGATTTCCGGGAAGATGATTTGCTCGCGAACGCCCATGCTGTAGTTACCGCGTCCGTCAAAAGACTTAGCGCTAACACCACGGAAGTCACGTACTCGTGGAAGAGCGATGTTAATCAAACGCTCAAGAAAATCCCACATACGTTCGCCACGCAAGGTTACTTTACAACCGATAGGGTAGCCTTCGCGGATTTTGAAACCTGCAACAGATTTGCGCGCTTTTGTGATAAGTGGCTTTTGACCAGAGATCGTTGCCATATCAGACGCTGCATTTTCTAGCAGTTTCTTATCGTTGATTGCTTCACCAACACCCATGTTTAGGGTGATTTTCTCGATTCTAGGGACTTGCATGACGCTTGTGTAGCTGAACTGTTTGGTCAGTTCAGCGACTACAGACGACTTGTAGTAATCATGCAGTTTCGCCATAGTAGAACTCCAAATTACTTCTAATTAGTTAGAAACGGTTTCGCCGTTAGACTTGAAGAAACGAACTTTCTTGCCATCTTCAAAACGGAAACCGATACGGTCAGCTTTACCAGTAGCTGCGTTAAAGATTGCAACGTTAGAAGCGTCAATTGCTGCTTCTTGTTCAACGATGCCACCTTGTTGACCTAGAGCCGGAACCGGCTTTTGGTGCTTCTTAACAAGGTTGATACCTTCAACGATAACTTTACCGGTTGCTAGAACCTTAGTTACTTTACCTTTCTTGCCTTTGTCTTTACCAGCAAGAACGATTACTTCGTCGTTACGACGGATTTTAGCTGCCATTTCTACGTGCTCCTTACAGAACTTCTGGAGCCAGTGAAACGATCTTCATGAACTTATCGCCACGAAGTTCGCGTGTCACAGGACCAAAGATACGTGTACCGATTGGTTGCTCTGTATTGTCGTTCAACAATACGCAAGCATTTCGGTCGAAGCGAATGACAGAACCGTCAGGACGACGTACGCCTTTACGGGTGCGCACTACCACCGCCTTCAGAACATCACCTTTTTTTACTTTACCGCGAGGAATTGCTTCCTTCACAGTAACTTTGATGACGTCACCGATATGTGCATAACGGCGGTGAGAGCCACCCAGAACCTTAATACACATTACGCTGCGTGCGCCTGAGTTATCAGCTGCGTCCAGCATACTTTGCATTTGGATCATGTTAGTGCTCCGCTAAATATTAATAACTAGACCCATCACGGGTCGGGCTGCCTCTTTAAAAGGGACGCGAATTGTACCACCCTTTTTTGTGATTGGGTAGTCAAAAAATAAACGGCTCCAAAAAATATTTTGGAGCCGCTTGAGTTTCATAGAATTAACGAGATTAAATCTTCGCCTTTTCTAGAACTTTTACCAAAGTCCAAGACTTAGTCTTAGACAGTGGACGACACTCAGCGATTTCAACTGTGTCGCCTAGGCCACACTCGTTGCTCTCGTCATGTGCGTGTACTTTAGTCGTACGTTTAACGTATTTACCGTAAATAGGGTGTTTTACGAAACGTTCGATAGCAACAGTGATAGACTTGTCCATCTTGTCGCTTACAACACGACCTTGTTGAGTACGTTTTACTTCGCTCATTATGCGCCTGCCTTCTCAGTCAAAACAGTTTTCACACGTGCGATATCACGGCGTACAGCTTTCAGAGTATGAGTTTGCTGTAGTTGACCAGTTGCAGCTTGCATGCGCAAGTTGAACTGTTCACGTAGCAAATTCATTAGCTCAGCGTTAAGCTCTTCAACGCTTTTCTCGCGTAGATCTTGTGCTTTCATCACATCACCTGCTTAGTTACAAATGTAGTTTTGAAAGGCAGTTTACGTGCCGCAAGACGGAACGCTTCACGTGCCAATTCTTCAGGTACACCACCCATTTCGTACATAACCTTACCAGGTTGGATTTGGGCTACCCAGTACTCAACGTTACCTTTACCCTTACCTTGACGAACTTCAAGTGGTTTTTCTGTGATTGGTTTGTCTGGGAACACACGGATCCAGATTTTACCTTGACGCTTAACGTGACGTGTCATTGCACGACGTGCCGCTTCGATTTGACGAGCAGTTAGACGACCACGGCCAACAGCTTTAAGACCGAATTCGCCGAAGCTTACATCAGTACCTTTAGCTAGACCACGGTTACGACCAGTCTGAACCTTACGGAACTTAGTACGTTTAGGTTGTAGCATCTGTCGACTCCTTACTTACGGCCTTTACGCTGCTTCTTAGGCTTGTCGCCTTTAGGCTCAACAGCGTTAGCTGCTGGCATACCACCTAGAATCTCACCTTTGAAGATCCAAGTTTTAATGCCGATCACACCGTATTGAGTGTGAGCCGAAGAAGTTGCGTAATCAATGTCAGCACGTAGAGTGTGTAGAGGCACACGGCCTTCACGGTACCACTCTGAACGTGCGATTTCAGCGCCGCCTAGACGACCGCTTACTTCCACTTTGATACCTTTAGCGCCTAGACGCATTG is drawn from uncultured Vibrio sp. and contains these coding sequences:
- the rpmJ gene encoding 50S ribosomal protein L36; translation: MKVRASVKKICRNCKVIKRNGVVRVICSEPKHKQRQG
- the rplO gene encoding 50S ribosomal protein L15, with the protein product MRLNTLAPAAGAKTSAKRVGRGIGSGLGKTGGRGHKGQKSRSGGSVRPGFEGGQMPLKQRLPKFGFTSRKSLVSAEVRLAELAKVSGDVVDLNSLKAANIITKNIEFVKVVLSGEINKAVTVKGLRVTKGAKAAIEAAGGKIEE
- the rpmD gene encoding 50S ribosomal protein L30; its protein translation is MATIKVTQTKSSIGRLPKHKATLRGLGLRKINHTVELEDTPCIRGMINKVYYMVKVEE
- the secY gene encoding preprotein translocase subunit SecY; this encodes MAKKPGQDFRSAQSGLSELKSRLLFVIGALLVFRAGSFVPIPGIDAAVLAELFDQQKGTIVEMFNMFSGGALERASILALGIMPYISASIVVQLLTVVHPALAELKKEGEAGRRKISQYTRYGTLVLATFQAIGIATGLPNMVDNLVVINQTMFTLIATVSLVTGTMFLMWLGEQITERGIGNGISLLIFAGIVAGLPSAIGQTIEQARQGELHVLLLLLIAVLSFAVIYFVVFMERGQRRIVVNYAKRQQGRKVFAAQSSHLPLKINMAGVIPAIFASSIILFPGTLAQWFGQNGESSAFGWLTDVSLALSPGQPLYVMLYAAAIIFFCFFYTALVFNPRETADNLKKSGAFVPGIRPGEQTAKYIDKVMTRLTLAGALYITFICLIPEFMMVAWNVRFYFGGTSLLIVVVVIMDFMAQVQTHMMSQQYDSVLKKANLKGYGR
- the rpsM gene encoding 30S ribosomal protein S13, which codes for MARIAGINIPDQKHAVIALTAIYGIGKTRSQAILAEVGIAENVKISELTEEQIDQLRDGVAKYTVEGDLRREVSMNIKRLMDLGCYRGLRHRRSLPLRGQRTKTNARTRKGPRKPIKK
- the rplF gene encoding 50S ribosomal protein L6; protein product: MSRVAKAPVAIPAGVEVKLNGQEITVKGAKGELTRVLNGAVVIAQEENNLTFGPKEGVANAWAQAGTARALVNNMVVGVTEGFTKKLTLKGVGYRAAIKGNAVGLTLGFSHPVEHELPAGIKAECPSQTEIVITGADKQLVGQVAADIRSYRQPEPYKGKGVRYADENVRTKEAKKK
- the rpsE gene encoding 30S ribosomal protein S5; translation: MAKEQQVQANDLQEKLIAVNRVSKTVKGGRIMSFTALTVVGDGNGRVGFGYGKAREVPAAIQKAMEKARRNMTTIALNEGTLHHPVKGRHSGSKVYMQPAAEGTGVIAGGAMRAVLEVAGVHNVLSKAYGSTNPINIVRATIDALGSMKSPEMVAAKRGLTVESISE
- the rpsK gene encoding 30S ribosomal protein S11, with the translated sequence MAKQPTRARKRVRKQVADGVAHIHASFNNTIVTITDRQGNALAWATAGGSGFRGSRKSTPFAAQVAAERCAEMAKEYGLKNLEVMVKGPGPGRESTVRALNAAGFRITNIVDATPIPHNGCRPPKKRRV
- the rpsD gene encoding 30S ribosomal protein S4, whose protein sequence is MARYLGPKLKLSRREGTDLFLKSGVRAIDTKCKIDNAPGVHGARRGRLSEYGVQLREKQKVRRMYGVLEKQFRNYYKEAARLKGNTGENLLQLLEGRLDNVVYRMGFGATRAEARQLVSHKAILVNGKVVNVPSFKVAANDVVSIREKAKQQSRIKAALEVSEQREKPTWIEVDGGKMEGTFKRMPERSDLSADINEQLIVELYSK
- the rplR gene encoding 50S ribosomal protein L18 → MDKKASRIRRATRARRKIAELGATRLVVHRTPRHVYAQVIAANGSEVIAAASTVEKAIREQVKYTGNVDAAKAVGKAVAERALEKGVTAVAFDRSGFQYHGRVAALAESAREAGLKF